The following are encoded in a window of Methanococcus voltae genomic DNA:
- a CDS encoding potassium channel family protein — MYIIVAGMGRVGSTLAKSLSEKNYDLVVIDSRKEVCDEIAGELDALVLNGDCTKVKTLENAGIEEADVFIAVTGNQELNLISGLIAKKNGVAKTIARVSEPSYKEVFESLGIDVIISPELVAAKYLEKLIDRPGVVDLAIIGRGDAEILELIIPPNSEVADKQIKELGAKDYVIIAIYEGNELKIPDGNTELKPYDRILLLVKSESLDTVRKMFSSGEI, encoded by the coding sequence ATGTATATTATTGTGGCAGGTATGGGTAGAGTAGGAAGTACGCTTGCTAAGTCGTTATCTGAAAAAAATTATGATTTAGTAGTAATAGATAGTAGAAAAGAAGTATGTGATGAGATAGCAGGAGAATTAGATGCTTTAGTATTAAATGGGGACTGTACAAAAGTTAAAACTTTGGAAAATGCAGGTATAGAGGAAGCAGATGTCTTTATCGCAGTTACTGGCAATCAAGAGTTAAATTTAATCAGTGGGTTAATTGCAAAGAAAAACGGCGTAGCAAAAACAATCGCAAGAGTGAGTGAACCAAGTTATAAGGAAGTTTTTGAAAGTTTGGGTATTGATGTAATTATAAGTCCTGAATTAGTAGCTGCAAAATACTTGGAAAAATTAATCGATAGACCGGGTGTAGTAGATTTAGCAATAATCGGCAGAGGGGACGCTGAAATTTTAGAATTAATAATACCACCTAATTCTGAAGTAGCCGATAAGCAAATTAAAGAATTGGGTGCAAAAGATTATGTGATAATTGCAATTTACGAAGGTAATGAATTAAAAATACCTGATGGAAACACGGAATTAAAGCCATATGATAGAATATTATTACTTGTTAAGTCTGAATCTTTAGATACTGTTAGAAAAATGTTCTCAAGTGGCGAAATTTAA
- a CDS encoding DUF7411 family protein encodes MDVELKERALKSSKDALNLLKTKKLISKTDYDNLNNLNKDFWNNFLNITYEKSNSKALVAFSGGVDSTVSALIAKKLFKTELITVNSPIILNAQQKQEISDLANKLQLPHNFLDVDLSEIKENTLKKKYHPCGKCHSLIENVALNYALKNGYDYIIYGDMLSTGPLSIHYLNEGIIRLNIPSFLVLTKNDSKKLLKSENICIIQSYGCNLLKIANKNKNMQKFTIQRILREVRAQVITKEEGLKNIKDAILNDTNIENTNNTKNNTNSKNSKTIF; translated from the coding sequence ATGGATGTAGAACTTAAAGAAAGGGCGTTAAAATCTTCAAAAGATGCGCTAAATTTATTGAAGACTAAAAAACTAATTTCTAAAACTGATTATGATAATTTAAACAATTTAAACAAAGATTTTTGGAATAATTTTTTAAACATAACATACGAAAAAAGTAATTCAAAAGCTTTAGTTGCATTTAGTGGGGGCGTAGATAGCACTGTTTCAGCATTAATTGCTAAAAAGTTATTTAAAACAGAATTAATAACTGTAAACTCCCCCATAATTTTAAATGCGCAACAGAAACAAGAAATAAGTGATTTAGCAAATAAATTACAACTACCTCACAACTTTTTGGATGTCGACTTGTCTGAAATTAAAGAAAACACTCTTAAAAAGAAATACCACCCCTGTGGTAAATGTCATAGCTTAATAGAAAACGTAGCACTCAATTATGCTCTAAAAAACGGTTATGATTACATAATTTATGGCGATATGTTATCAACAGGACCTTTATCTATTCATTATTTAAATGAGGGAATTATTAGGCTAAATATACCTTCATTTTTGGTTTTAACAAAAAATGACAGTAAAAAATTGTTAAAATCAGAAAATATATGTATAATACAGTCTTATGGGTGTAATTTGTTAAAAATAGCAAATAAAAACAAAAATATGCAAAAATTTACAATTCAAAGAATTTTGCGAGAAGTAAGGGCGCAAGTAATTACCAAAGAAGAAGGTTTAAAAAATATAAAAGATGCAATACTTAATGATACTAATATTGAGAATACTAATAATACTAAGAATAATACAAATAGTAAAAATAGTAAAACTATATTTTAA
- the carA gene encoding glutamine-hydrolyzing carbamoyl-phosphate synthase small subunit: MYAVLILEDGTVIQGKGFGAESEVLGELVFNTSMTGYVEVLTDPSYKGQIITMTYPLEGNYGVKKEWYESEGIHSEGFVIKDLTSNELDNFLKENSIPGIYGVDTRYITKKIRSKGVLKALLKSSKTEIKEDEISNLIQKVNDYQDISEIEMVSKVSTTKKIVHQPTSKTVVKCVLIDCGVKSSIIDCLVERNCEVIQVPYNTTAKEILDEKPDFVLISNGPGDPELVKDTIETIKQLIGKLPITGICMGNQLLTLALGGKTYKLKFGHRGGNQPVKDLETGKVYMTSQNHGFATDYENIPEGYEVANINLNDNTVEGIHKLVVESENNVKMPVWSVQYHPEAGPGPHDARFLFDRMIEMALKYKN, from the coding sequence ATGTATGCAGTTTTGATATTGGAAGATGGAACAGTTATACAAGGAAAGGGATTCGGGGCAGAATCCGAAGTTTTGGGAGAATTAGTTTTTAATACAAGTATGACGGGTTATGTGGAAGTTTTAACCGACCCATCCTATAAAGGACAGATTATTACAATGACCTACCCCTTAGAAGGTAATTATGGTGTAAAAAAAGAATGGTATGAATCCGAAGGAATCCATTCCGAAGGTTTTGTAATAAAAGACCTTACAAGCAATGAATTGGACAATTTTTTAAAGGAAAACTCAATACCTGGCATTTATGGAGTAGATACAAGATATATCACCAAAAAAATAAGGTCAAAAGGTGTATTAAAAGCACTTTTAAAATCTTCAAAAACTGAAATAAAAGAAGATGAGATATCAAATCTTATACAAAAAGTTAATGACTATCAAGATATTTCAGAAATAGAAATGGTTTCAAAGGTTTCAACAACTAAAAAAATAGTTCACCAACCTACTAGTAAAACGGTAGTAAAATGTGTTTTAATAGACTGCGGTGTTAAATCAAGTATCATTGATTGTTTGGTTGAAAGAAATTGCGAAGTTATTCAAGTGCCATATAATACAACTGCAAAAGAAATATTGGATGAAAAACCGGACTTTGTATTAATATCTAATGGACCAGGAGACCCTGAATTAGTAAAAGATACAATAGAAACTATAAAACAGTTAATTGGTAAACTTCCAATTACTGGAATTTGTATGGGTAATCAATTATTGACTTTGGCTTTAGGTGGCAAAACATACAAGCTTAAATTTGGACACAGGGGTGGAAACCAACCTGTTAAGGATTTAGAAACTGGAAAAGTATATATGACATCTCAAAACCACGGATTTGCGACAGATTATGAAAATATACCTGAAGGCTACGAAGTGGCAAATATTAACTTAAATGATAATACTGTGGAAGGAATTCACAAATTAGTTGTAGAATCAGAAAATAATGTTAAAATGCCTGTTTGGAGTGTGCAATACCACCCAGAAGCAGGACCTGGACCTCACGATGCAAGATTTTTATTCGATAGAATGATAGAAATGGCTTTAAAATATAAAAATTAA
- a CDS encoding ABC transporter permease, giving the protein MNKLKLLNMSISMVKHSKLRSWLTIIGIVVGVASVITIISTGELFQDKVSETIESFGGSTISLQARSNGGSSVNDKDPELTRTDVMVLQGLPVVKYVNPKVSVFAEATYGTKKTNFYVEGVDPGVWPQISDQELLEGRMFTASDRNVILITNDIAENSFDREVGLNQMINLNGKSFRVIGILDDNRGMSSFMSSGVYIPYKMAYEIPEKEGITTSKKRDVYDSIEIKLADNADYNYSMNLIKKALRTSRHVTESNEDFSIFSSKDILEGTQDLLNYVTIFLAFIAGIALLVGSLGIANTMFTSVMEKTKEIGIMKAIGAKNRDILMLFLFNSALIGLIGGILGAIIGIAITQVVAYAIAMQMETSYEFVVSINGIIISLGVSILAGLISGVVPAYNASKLKPVDALRHD; this is encoded by the coding sequence GTGAATAAATTAAAACTATTGAATATGTCAATAAGTATGGTTAAACATAGTAAATTAAGAAGCTGGTTAACCATAATTGGAATAGTTGTTGGCGTTGCTTCAGTTATTACCATAATTTCCACGGGTGAATTATTCCAAGATAAAGTTTCTGAAACTATTGAGAGTTTTGGAGGTAGTACCATATCCCTCCAAGCAAGGAGCAATGGAGGAAGTTCTGTAAATGATAAAGACCCCGAACTTACTCGCACTGATGTAATGGTGCTGCAAGGTTTGCCCGTCGTGAAATATGTTAATCCTAAAGTCTCGGTTTTTGCTGAAGCCACATACGGAACTAAAAAGACTAACTTCTATGTTGAAGGGGTAGACCCAGGAGTTTGGCCTCAAATATCCGACCAAGAATTACTCGAAGGTAGAATGTTTACTGCATCTGATAGAAATGTGATTTTAATTACAAACGACATTGCGGAGAATTCTTTCGATAGGGAAGTTGGATTGAATCAAATGATAAATTTAAATGGTAAATCATTTAGGGTAATCGGTATATTGGACGATAACAGGGGTATGAGTAGTTTCATGTCATCTGGTGTATATATACCATACAAAATGGCTTATGAAATACCTGAAAAAGAAGGTATAACCACATCTAAGAAAAGAGATGTTTATGACTCTATAGAAATAAAATTGGCAGATAACGCAGATTATAATTATTCAATGAATTTGATTAAAAAAGCACTTAGGACTTCCAGACACGTGACAGAATCTAACGAAGACTTTAGTATATTCTCTTCAAAAGATATATTAGAAGGTACTCAAGACTTATTAAATTATGTAACAATCTTCCTTGCGTTTATTGCAGGAATTGCGTTATTGGTGGGTTCATTAGGTATTGCTAACACAATGTTTACGTCCGTTATGGAAAAAACTAAAGAAATAGGTATTATGAAAGCTATAGGCGCTAAAAATAGGGATATACTGATGTTGTTCTTATTTAATTCGGCATTAATTGGTTTGATAGGTGGAATATTAGGTGCAATTATTGGAATTGCAATTACCCAGGTAGTGGCTTATGCGATAGCTATGCAAATGGAAACCTCTTACGAATTTGTAGTTAGTATAAATGGTATTATAATATCTTTAGGTGTTTCAATACTCGCAGGGCTTATTTCTGGAGTAGTACCTGCATATAATGCTTCAAAATTAAAACCTGTAGATGCTTTGAGACACGATTAA
- a CDS encoding COG1361 S-layer family protein — protein MNIRRIITLMSVLLIFTIPAYAETSDYTYEDLAKFNDPEVVQLINLNLVNQNPDPALAGDVFEFRISVENIGGLSDGNYIVEINPKYPFEAVPGESLTSKIGIIADYQDGKDAIITKFKLKVAKGVYAGDYPVEVLLYKVGEEDTGLKEEVYITVANKEATEVELNKKEFNAGEITELVFTVKNVGSANLKDVLFSWNTNDDVLLPVGSTNSKYIQELDVGQSTDVKYYVSSNTESDPGLYQLNINMTFNDYKNGSEESVYSTAGIILTGNTDFEVVYSENQGDSYSFSVSNTGKLEADSVSVSIPKQEGWTITGPDTMVIGNLLQGDYTYASFELSPNENNENITVNVKYTDDKGVRQTIEKVVNLPSNSISIMDMDMDGTVGVNADSADYGFVPFVIIGILIVGGVAYYIIRKRKNSKNKLDI, from the coding sequence ATGAATATTCGGAGAATTATTACCTTAATGTCGGTTTTATTAATTTTCACAATACCGGCGTACGCAGAAACTTCAGATTATACATATGAAGATTTAGCAAAGTTCAATGACCCTGAAGTAGTTCAATTAATAAACTTAAATTTAGTTAATCAAAATCCTGACCCGGCTCTTGCAGGGGACGTATTCGAATTTAGGATTAGCGTGGAAAATATCGGTGGATTATCTGACGGAAATTACATCGTTGAAATTAATCCAAAATATCCTTTCGAAGCCGTACCTGGCGAATCGTTAACTTCAAAAATTGGAATTATTGCCGATTATCAAGATGGTAAAGATGCAATTATCACTAAATTTAAATTGAAAGTTGCAAAAGGAGTTTACGCTGGAGATTACCCTGTTGAAGTATTGCTTTACAAAGTAGGTGAAGAAGACACGGGTTTAAAAGAAGAAGTTTATATAACCGTTGCAAATAAAGAAGCTACTGAAGTAGAATTAAACAAAAAGGAATTTAACGCAGGAGAAATTACAGAATTGGTATTTACTGTTAAAAACGTAGGTTCTGCTAATTTAAAAGACGTTTTATTTTCTTGGAATACTAACGATGACGTATTATTACCTGTAGGTTCAACTAATTCGAAATATATTCAAGAGTTAGACGTTGGACAGTCTACCGACGTTAAATATTACGTTTCATCAAATACGGAATCAGACCCTGGATTATATCAATTAAATATCAATATGACATTTAATGATTATAAAAATGGAAGTGAAGAGTCAGTTTATTCAACTGCAGGTATAATATTAACTGGAAACACTGATTTTGAAGTGGTATATTCTGAAAATCAAGGAGATTCATACTCATTTTCAGTATCTAATACGGGTAAATTAGAAGCAGATTCAGTTTCAGTTTCAATACCTAAACAAGAGGGTTGGACAATAACAGGGCCTGACACTATGGTAATAGGTAATTTATTACAAGGAGACTATACTTATGCAAGTTTTGAATTGTCCCCTAACGAAAACAATGAAAATATAACCGTAAATGTAAAATATACTGATGATAAGGGAGTTAGACAAACCATTGAAAAAGTAGTTAATTTGCCGAGTAATTCAATTTCTATAATGGATATGGATATGGATGGAACTGTAGGCGTAAATGCAGATAGTGCAGATTATGGCTTTGTACCCTTTGTAATAATTGGAATATTGATAGTTGGTGGTGTAGCGTACTATATTATCAGAAAAAGAAAAAATTCAAAAAATAAGTTAGATATTTAA
- a CDS encoding ABC transporter ATP-binding protein, translated as MGDYQVKALRDISLDIKKGDFVAIIGSSGSGKSTMMNMIGCLDVPTKGEVYLYDKNISKLSESRLSELRGRSIGFIFQQYNLISGMTALENVMLPLQFQDVNDKDAKNRATSVLKMVGLGDRIKNLPNQLSGGQQQRVSIARALACNPDILLADEPTGALDSTTGTQVLKILQKLWKSGKTIVMITHDLNLAKYANTQVELKDGVIIRNELNENRQDFDDLDDLKME; from the coding sequence ATGGGAGATTACCAAGTTAAGGCACTTAGGGATATTAGTTTGGATATTAAAAAAGGGGATTTTGTAGCAATCATTGGTTCATCAGGAAGTGGTAAATCCACTATGATGAATATGATAGGTTGTTTAGACGTTCCTACTAAAGGGGAAGTTTATTTGTATGATAAAAATATATCTAAACTTTCAGAATCTAGGTTATCCGAATTAAGGGGTCGCTCAATTGGTTTTATATTTCAACAATATAATCTAATAAGTGGTATGACCGCACTCGAAAATGTAATGTTGCCTTTGCAATTCCAAGATGTGAATGATAAGGATGCAAAGAATAGGGCAACAAGTGTTTTAAAAATGGTTGGGTTAGGGGACCGTATAAAAAATTTACCTAATCAACTATCGGGGGGTCAACAACAAAGAGTTTCAATTGCGAGAGCATTGGCTTGTAATCCCGATATATTGCTTGCAGATGAGCCAACAGGTGCTTTGGATAGTACAACAGGTACTCAGGTATTAAAAATACTTCAAAAACTATGGAAATCCGGTAAAACAATTGTTATGATTACTCACGATTTAAATCTTGCAAAATATGCAAATACTCAAGTTGAGTTAAAAGATGGTGTAATTATACGAAATGAATTAAATGAAAATAGGCAGGATTTCGATGATTTAGACGATTTAAAAATGGAATAA